The segment ATAATGGAGGCGATATCGCTTCAGCAATGGCCGTAAAAACAATCCCTGAATATGTTTTCACGAAGTATGGAGAAGATCCTATAATCACTCTTATAAATGCATTGAAACATGCCAATGCGTGTATTTTTAGAAAATCTTTAGATACACCTCTATTAAAAGGAATGGGGACTACAACGGTCGGTCTTTATTTCAAAGGTGACACACTTTATATTGCAAATGTAGGTGACTCAAGATGCTATTTAATTAATAGGAACAATATTTATCAAATGTCTCAAGATCACTCACTTGTTCAAGAAAAGTTAAATTTAGGTCTTTACGGTAGAATAGAGGCCGCTGCTGACCCCCAAAAAAACGTTTTAGTGAGAACTATTGGGTTTGAAAAAAATGTAGATGTGGATATTTTTACCTATAAAGTAAGTAGAAATGACATTTTGTTTATTTGCTCTGATGGGCTTCATGGCAAAGTCAGTGATCATGATATGCTTTATCTTGTAAGGAAATATTTACCTCAAAATCAACAACACACTCAAGAAATGGTTGATACGGCAGTAGATGTTTTGATTGGCCAGGCAAATCAAAATGGTGGTCAAGATAATATTTCAGTAATACTTTTATCTGCGCAATAGTCTTTTTATATTATCGCTCTTTATTTTACATTTATAAATTAGTGTAAAACACCATAGTTAGCTGTGGTGAAGTAAACAAGCGCCACCGACAAATCATGTAAAGCAAAATAACTCTAAATTTTTTGAAATTTCTACATAGTTTAGAAAGAAACTAATCTAGATGTTAACCTTCATTTTAAAAAAAATTGATCTAAATCATATTTCAAAAAAAAGTATAAAATAGCCTTATTTTTCAATTTCTTTTTTTATTTTCTATGATACACCTCTAGGGTTAGTTACATTTCAAAAGGAAATCACATGTTAAGTAAAAAGTCGGCAAGAACTTTCTTTCTAGTCGGTACTTTTCTGTGTTTTGGTTGTTTTATCCTACTGACCATGGACACTTTGAAAAGAATACCGATTCAAACAAATGAACAGAATTTATCCGAATCAGCAATTCGAGGAAAGCATCTGTTCGATCAGAACAATTGCATGGGGTGTCATACAATTCTTGGAGAAGGAGCATACTACGCCCCTGAGTTAACTAAGGTTTATCAGAGACGTGGTGAAAAATTCATCGAAATGAT is part of the Halobacteriovoraceae bacterium genome and harbors:
- a CDS encoding Stp1/IreP family PP2C-type Ser/Thr phosphatase produces the protein MGLLSSGKTDIGRKRKTNQDSIFMNREKHLYVVADGMGGHNGGDIASAMAVKTIPEYVFTKYGEDPIITLINALKHANACIFRKSLDTPLLKGMGTTTVGLYFKGDTLYIANVGDSRCYLINRNNIYQMSQDHSLVQEKLNLGLYGRIEAAADPQKNVLVRTIGFEKNVDVDIFTYKVSRNDILFICSDGLHGKVSDHDMLYLVRKYLPQNQQHTQEMVDTAVDVLIGQANQNGGQDNISVILLSAQ